Proteins co-encoded in one Ruegeria sp. HKCCD4315 genomic window:
- a CDS encoding VCBS repeat-containing protein produces the protein MHSKAPRTPARIWQDRARGALTSLCLWVSTLGTATGAEQIKAAKFTEPTTRYAHGVLGDAVEYGALELRVQITGSNPKTVTVRLTQDRVFEDLAPRLIDIDADGTLEAIVVESQDQQGAQLAIYNASGTKIAATPHIGTHFRWLAPIGAADLDGDGHIEIAYIDRPHLAKTLRVWRYKDNALTEIASIPGLTNHKIGEDFISGGLRACGDRPELIVASADWSRIISVSYDNGWTKTDLGPFKGPNSLAQALNC, from the coding sequence ATGCATTCCAAAGCGCCGCGCACGCCCGCTCGCATTTGGCAAGACCGGGCGCGCGGCGCACTTACGTCTCTGTGCCTTTGGGTATCGACCTTAGGCACAGCAACTGGTGCCGAGCAAATTAAAGCGGCCAAGTTTACAGAACCCACTACACGCTATGCGCATGGGGTCTTGGGCGACGCTGTTGAATACGGTGCATTGGAACTCCGCGTTCAAATCACCGGCTCAAACCCAAAGACCGTGACCGTTCGTCTGACCCAAGACCGCGTCTTCGAAGATCTCGCACCACGGCTTATCGATATTGATGCTGACGGAACTCTCGAAGCGATTGTTGTCGAATCTCAGGATCAACAAGGCGCGCAACTCGCCATTTATAACGCAAGCGGCACTAAAATCGCCGCTACACCTCACATCGGCACCCACTTCCGCTGGCTCGCCCCAATTGGCGCAGCCGATCTGGACGGTGACGGCCATATCGAAATCGCCTATATCGACCGTCCGCACCTTGCCAAAACACTGCGCGTCTGGCGCTATAAAGACAACGCCCTGACCGAGATCGCTTCGATACCCGGTCTGACCAACCACAAGATCGGTGAGGATTTTATCTCAGGCGGTCTGCGCGCCTGTGGCGACCGCCCGGAGTTGATCGTGGCCAGCGCCGACTGGTCACGGATCATCAGCGTTTCTTACGACAATGGCTGGACCAAAACCGATCTCGGCCCATTCAAAGGCCCAAACAGCCTCGCCCAAGCGTTGAACTGCTGA
- a CDS encoding lysoplasmalogenase, which yields MTNIVFLIALGCALVYLPLTARPASALRTVFKTTSVAALAVAALVQGGPWLLVVALILCATGDALLSRETDATFMVGIASFAGGHLAYIALFLTYPTSNADLIWNAPATVWSLIILGIVMATLLAPRAADLKGPVLAYIPIILGMGIAVMALPETGVLRRAFPAAIAFIASDLILATEKFLLPPNHPALKATPYLIWPLYWGAQLGFVLAFA from the coding sequence ATGACCAACATAGTTTTCTTGATCGCACTTGGCTGCGCCCTTGTCTATCTGCCGCTGACAGCGCGCCCGGCCTCGGCCTTGCGAACGGTATTCAAGACCACCTCGGTTGCCGCTTTGGCCGTTGCAGCCCTTGTACAAGGCGGGCCATGGTTACTTGTTGTTGCGCTCATTCTTTGTGCGACAGGCGATGCATTGTTGTCTCGCGAAACGGATGCCACGTTTATGGTGGGGATTGCTTCCTTCGCTGGCGGACATCTGGCCTATATCGCGCTATTCCTGACCTATCCGACCAGTAACGCTGATCTGATTTGGAACGCGCCCGCGACGGTGTGGTCTCTGATTATTCTGGGCATCGTCATGGCCACCTTGCTGGCGCCACGCGCGGCTGATCTGAAAGGCCCTGTTCTGGCCTACATACCCATCATCCTGGGAATGGGTATAGCTGTTATGGCACTGCCGGAAACAGGTGTATTGCGCAGGGCCTTTCCTGCCGCCATCGCCTTTATCGCGTCCGATCTGATCCTTGCGACCGAGAAGTTTCTACTGCCTCCAAACCATCCGGCCCTCAAGGCAACGCCCTATCTCATCTGGCCCCTATACTGGGGCGCACAGCTCGGCTTTGTCCTTGCATTCGCGTGA
- a CDS encoding EamA family transporter has product MSNWLISLEGTEAGHQLALGLALMAAFLHAVFGALQKGRHDPWLSRGAIDASYCLMAAPFALFVVPWPEPHMWPIFALVWLIHIAYKTLQAMAYTKGSYTVVYPVVRGTGPLFTVIGAYLLFGETFSAVQWLGVATLLAGIFGLAAYNFRFLETNRDTLGIALTLAIITGLFVALYTTYDAYGIRATADPFTFLAWFFMIDGAAMPIYAFLRWRAMIDRPAIGPLMLRGLAGGIIAPLSFGAIMLATRLDKVGEAAVLRETSTVFAALIGWLVLKETVGPRRIALMALIALGAVIVEMGG; this is encoded by the coding sequence TTGAGCAACTGGCTGATCTCATTGGAAGGGACGGAAGCGGGCCACCAACTTGCACTAGGGTTGGCCCTGATGGCGGCCTTTCTTCATGCCGTGTTTGGGGCTCTGCAAAAGGGGCGTCATGACCCGTGGCTGTCTCGTGGCGCCATTGATGCCAGTTACTGCCTCATGGCCGCACCTTTCGCCCTTTTTGTTGTGCCCTGGCCCGAACCGCATATGTGGCCGATCTTCGCGCTCGTCTGGCTGATTCACATCGCGTACAAGACGCTTCAGGCCATGGCCTATACCAAAGGTTCCTACACAGTGGTCTATCCGGTCGTGCGCGGAACCGGTCCGCTTTTTACAGTCATCGGAGCTTATCTTCTATTCGGAGAGACCTTTTCTGCCGTTCAATGGCTGGGCGTTGCGACCTTGCTAGCCGGAATCTTCGGGTTGGCCGCGTATAATTTCCGGTTTCTGGAAACCAATCGCGACACACTTGGCATCGCGCTCACTCTGGCGATCATCACGGGCCTTTTTGTGGCCCTGTACACCACCTATGACGCCTACGGTATCCGCGCCACTGCCGACCCTTTCACCTTTCTGGCTTGGTTCTTCATGATCGATGGCGCGGCCATGCCGATCTACGCTTTCCTCAGGTGGCGTGCCATGATCGACCGCCCTGCTATTGGCCCTCTCATGCTGCGCGGTCTGGCGGGTGGAATTATTGCCCCTCTGTCATTTGGTGCGATCATGCTCGCCACCCGGCTGGACAAAGTGGGTGAGGCCGCCGTTCTTCGCGAAACCTCAACGGTCTTTGCGGCCCTGATCGGTTGGCTTGTGCTAAAGGAAACTGTAGGGCCCCGACGCATTGCCCTTATGGCATTGATTGCACTCGGCGCCGTAATAGTTGAAATGGGCGGGTAA
- the purD gene encoding phosphoribosylamine--glycine ligase, protein MNILILGSGGREHSLAWAVLQNPKCDRLIVAPGNAGIAQIADCAALDIENGGAVVSFAEENAIDFVIVGPEAPLAAGVADRLREAGVLVFGPSAEAAKLEASKSFTKEICDAANAPTAAYARFTEAEPAKAYIRKQGAPIVVKADGLAAGKGVIVAMDEQTALDAIDDMFGGAFGGAGAEVVIEEFMEGEEASLFVLCDGEDILSVGTAQDHKRVGEGDTGLNTGGMGAYSPAPVLSAEVEARAMEEIVRPTIAEMKRRGTPFQGVLYAGLMIKGGQPRLVEYNVRFGDPECQVLMMRLGAQAMDLMHAAAEGRLGEMRVNWADDHAMTVVMAAKGYPGSYEKGSVIKGLNALPEDSSNMVFHAGTKAVEGQVQAAGGRVLNVTARGDSLQEARDRAYQMVAGVEWPEGFYRRDIGWRALDG, encoded by the coding sequence ATGAACATCCTCATTCTCGGCAGCGGCGGACGCGAACACAGTCTCGCCTGGGCGGTGTTGCAAAACCCAAAATGCGACCGTCTGATCGTGGCTCCGGGCAATGCCGGGATCGCTCAAATCGCGGATTGTGCGGCGCTGGATATTGAAAATGGCGGGGCTGTAGTCAGCTTTGCCGAAGAAAACGCGATTGATTTTGTGATTGTCGGGCCCGAGGCACCTTTGGCGGCTGGCGTGGCTGATCGCTTGCGCGAGGCCGGAGTTCTGGTTTTTGGTCCCTCCGCCGAGGCGGCGAAGCTCGAAGCGTCGAAAAGCTTCACCAAGGAAATCTGCGACGCGGCCAATGCGCCCACCGCAGCTTATGCCCGGTTCACCGAGGCCGAGCCTGCCAAGGCCTATATCCGCAAACAAGGCGCGCCGATTGTGGTGAAGGCTGACGGTCTGGCTGCAGGCAAAGGCGTGATCGTCGCGATGGACGAACAGACCGCACTGGACGCAATTGACGACATGTTCGGCGGCGCTTTTGGCGGTGCTGGTGCGGAAGTTGTCATCGAAGAGTTCATGGAAGGCGAAGAAGCCTCGCTTTTTGTTCTGTGTGATGGTGAGGACATCCTCTCAGTCGGGACGGCTCAGGACCACAAACGGGTTGGTGAGGGCGATACCGGGCTGAACACGGGCGGTATGGGTGCGTATTCTCCCGCACCGGTGTTGAGTGCAGAGGTTGAAGCACGTGCGATGGAAGAGATTGTGCGGCCAACCATTGCCGAGATGAAGCGCCGGGGTACGCCGTTTCAGGGGGTCCTTTACGCTGGGTTGATGATCAAGGGCGGTCAGCCACGTCTGGTGGAATACAATGTGCGTTTTGGCGATCCAGAATGTCAGGTGCTGATGATGCGCCTTGGTGCGCAGGCGATGGATTTGATGCATGCCGCAGCCGAAGGGCGGCTGGGCGAGATGCGGGTGAACTGGGCCGATGATCACGCGATGACGGTTGTGATGGCGGCCAAAGGCTATCCGGGTTCCTATGAAAAGGGTTCAGTCATCAAAGGGTTGAACGCATTGCCCGAGGACAGCAGCAACATGGTATTCCATGCGGGGACCAAGGCTGTTGAGGGTCAGGTGCAGGCCGCAGGTGGGCGTGTGTTGAACGTAACGGCGCGCGGAGACTCGTTGCAAGAGGCGCGGGACCGGGCGTACCAGATGGTTGCTGGGGTGGAATGGCCCGAAGGATTTTACCGGCGCGATATCGGGTGGCGTGCTTTGGATGGTTGA
- the xseA gene encoding exodeoxyribonuclease VII large subunit, whose product MSDLLDDPIPGQNTPEYTVSEISGEVKRTLEGSFGRIRVRGEVGRVFKARSGHLYYDIKDDRNVLACTTWKGQISGLSVVPEEGLEVVVTGRLTAFGAQSKYNLNVDEVSVAGQGALMALLEKRKKQLEAEGLFAPERKKPLPYLPNIIGVVTSPSGAVIRDILHRLRDRFPRKVLIWPVAVQGANCAPEVARAIEGFNQLTPGGALPRPDLIIVARGGGSIEDLWGFNEEVVARAAAASEIPLISAVGHETDTTLIDFISDRRAPTPTAAAELAVPVRMELLAWTGEQGARLSRAATDAVQRRTQRLRDLSRALPRPDSLLNSPRQRLDLIADRLTPALTRGVQNRRLQVVELSAHLRPSTLRGLVTTRQESLRNLSSRLSLRPIQREIEQQRQSLARLNDRMNTAQTTRLERLQQQLEATDRLRETLSYKATLERGYAVVRAEGDVITTKAQAATHAALEIEFADGVLSTGTAAKPTPKKPKPDAPDQGSLF is encoded by the coding sequence ATGTCCGATCTGCTCGATGACCCGATTCCGGGCCAAAATACCCCCGAATACACCGTTTCCGAGATCTCAGGAGAGGTGAAACGGACGCTCGAAGGCTCTTTCGGGCGAATCCGAGTGCGGGGTGAGGTCGGGCGCGTGTTCAAAGCGCGTTCGGGGCATTTGTACTATGACATCAAAGATGACCGGAACGTTCTGGCCTGCACCACATGGAAAGGACAGATTTCCGGCCTTTCCGTTGTGCCAGAAGAAGGGTTGGAGGTTGTCGTCACGGGCCGCCTGACCGCATTTGGTGCGCAATCGAAATACAATCTGAATGTCGATGAGGTATCCGTCGCCGGACAAGGCGCATTGATGGCCTTGCTGGAGAAACGCAAGAAGCAGCTTGAAGCCGAGGGTTTGTTTGCGCCCGAGCGAAAGAAGCCGTTGCCCTATCTGCCGAATATCATCGGTGTGGTGACATCGCCTTCGGGTGCTGTGATCCGTGACATTCTTCATCGCCTCAGAGACCGGTTCCCGCGTAAGGTGCTAATCTGGCCCGTGGCCGTCCAAGGGGCGAATTGCGCACCAGAAGTCGCTCGCGCCATCGAAGGCTTCAACCAATTGACGCCTGGCGGAGCCCTGCCCCGGCCCGACTTGATCATCGTAGCCCGCGGTGGCGGGTCTATCGAAGACCTCTGGGGCTTTAACGAAGAGGTCGTCGCCCGCGCCGCAGCTGCATCAGAAATTCCGCTGATTTCAGCCGTCGGGCACGAAACCGATACAACGCTGATCGACTTTATCTCGGACCGCCGCGCGCCCACGCCCACTGCCGCAGCAGAGCTTGCCGTGCCCGTCCGCATGGAGCTGCTTGCATGGACCGGAGAGCAAGGGGCGCGGTTGTCCCGTGCGGCAACGGATGCAGTTCAACGCCGAACGCAAAGGCTGCGCGATCTGTCCCGCGCCTTGCCGCGCCCAGACAGCTTGTTGAACTCCCCACGCCAACGTCTTGATTTGATTGCAGATCGCCTGACACCCGCCTTGACCCGCGGCGTGCAAAACCGCCGTCTGCAAGTCGTCGAACTGTCCGCCCATCTACGCCCTTCGACCCTACGTGGTTTGGTAACAACACGTCAGGAATCGCTGCGCAACCTGTCGTCGCGCCTGTCTCTGCGCCCGATTCAGCGCGAGATCGAGCAGCAGCGGCAGAGCCTTGCCCGGCTTAATGATCGAATGAACACCGCTCAGACCACGCGTCTGGAACGCCTTCAGCAACAACTTGAGGCCACCGACCGCCTGCGCGAAACGCTCAGTTACAAAGCCACTTTGGAGCGGGGATATGCGGTCGTCCGTGCGGAAGGTGACGTGATCACCACCAAAGCCCAGGCGGCCACACATGCGGCGCTTGAGATCGAGTTCGCAGATGGTGTTCTGAGCACTGGCACAGCCGCAAAACCGACGCCCAAGAAACCCAAACCGGACGCCCCGGATCAGGGATCACTGTTTTAA
- the ftsY gene encoding signal recognition particle-docking protein FtsY: MAFFSKLKDKLFKSSSRLEEGLEAIVEDGGEETAAPDPVIPEPQPEPEPVPEIPDPAPAPLPTEPPAPVPADPTPVAPPPEIPESKGILNRLFNRGGGTTEMRRTLDDDMLEQLEELLIASDMGVDTALRVTSNMAEGRFGRKLSTREIKQLLAQEVARVMEPVAKPLPIYPKRPQVVLVVGVNGSGKTTTIGKLASQFKEAGKKVAIAAGDTFRAAAVEQLQVWGDRAGVPVLTAPEGSDPASLAFDALNRAQAEGADLLMIDTAGRLQNRADLMEELAKIVRVIRKVDDTAPHNTLLVLDATTGQNALSQVETFRKLADVSGLVMTKLDGTAKGGVLVALADKFGLPIHAIGVGEQIDDLAPFDPEEFAAALTGLDKG, translated from the coding sequence ATGGCGTTTTTCTCAAAGCTAAAGGATAAGCTGTTCAAATCCTCCTCTCGTCTGGAAGAGGGGCTGGAAGCAATCGTCGAAGATGGCGGCGAGGAAACGGCCGCGCCTGACCCGGTGATCCCAGAACCACAGCCCGAACCGGAACCGGTCCCGGAAATCCCGGATCCAGCCCCGGCACCACTACCTACTGAACCGCCCGCCCCTGTCCCCGCTGATCCAACTCCGGTCGCTCCTCCACCCGAAATCCCTGAATCGAAGGGCATTCTGAACCGCCTGTTCAATCGCGGCGGCGGCACGACGGAAATGCGCCGCACCTTGGACGATGACATGCTGGAGCAACTCGAAGAGCTGCTGATCGCCTCTGACATGGGTGTCGACACGGCCTTGCGCGTCACCTCGAACATGGCCGAGGGGCGCTTTGGCCGCAAACTCTCAACTCGGGAAATCAAGCAATTGCTTGCACAAGAAGTCGCCCGCGTGATGGAACCCGTGGCCAAGCCCCTGCCGATCTATCCCAAACGCCCGCAAGTGGTGCTGGTCGTCGGGGTCAACGGCTCGGGCAAGACCACCACAATCGGCAAGTTAGCCAGCCAGTTCAAGGAAGCGGGCAAAAAAGTTGCAATCGCCGCCGGTGACACGTTCCGCGCCGCTGCAGTTGAACAATTGCAAGTCTGGGGCGATCGGGCCGGGGTTCCGGTGCTGACCGCGCCAGAAGGCTCGGACCCTGCCAGCCTGGCGTTCGATGCTCTGAATCGCGCACAGGCCGAAGGTGCAGATCTGCTGATGATCGACACCGCAGGCCGTTTGCAAAACCGTGCTGACCTGATGGAAGAGCTAGCCAAGATTGTCCGCGTCATCCGCAAAGTCGACGATACCGCCCCGCACAACACCCTGTTGGTCCTCGACGCAACAACAGGCCAGAACGCGCTGAGCCAGGTGGAAACCTTCCGCAAGCTGGCTGACGTCTCGGGCCTTGTCATGACCAAACTGGACGGCACCGCCAAAGGCGGCGTTTTGGTCGCTTTGGCAGACAAATTCGGCCTGCCCATCCACGCCATTGGTGTGGGCGAACAGATCGACGACCTCGCCCCCTTCGATCCCGAAGAATTTGCCGCCGCCCTGACCGGTCTCGACAAAGGCTGA
- a CDS encoding inner membrane-spanning protein YciB, with the protein MTAKKDINPFLKQVLELGPPLAFFFIYLRLRDDSFLIGGIEYSGFIVATIIFVPLMLGAMGILWYLTGKLSRMQIFTAFMVLFFGGLTAWFNDERFFKMKTTLVYGLFALILGIGLMQKKSYLAYVLEELLPMKQEGWMILTRRLCACFAILAAANEFVWRTMSTDMWVKIETFGFPIALMAFLMLQFSMLQRYMEDPEQK; encoded by the coding sequence ATGACAGCCAAAAAAGACATCAACCCGTTTTTGAAACAGGTGCTGGAACTTGGCCCCCCCTTGGCCTTCTTCTTCATCTACCTGCGTTTGCGTGACGACAGTTTTCTGATCGGTGGTATCGAGTATTCCGGCTTTATCGTTGCAACGATCATCTTTGTGCCCCTGATGCTCGGCGCGATGGGTATCCTGTGGTACCTGACCGGCAAACTCAGCCGAATGCAGATATTCACCGCCTTCATGGTCCTTTTCTTCGGTGGCCTCACCGCCTGGTTCAATGACGAGCGGTTCTTCAAGATGAAAACCACGCTGGTCTATGGTCTGTTTGCTTTGATCCTGGGCATTGGCCTGATGCAAAAGAAATCTTACCTGGCCTATGTTCTGGAAGAGTTGCTTCCGATGAAACAGGAAGGCTGGATGATCCTGACCCGCCGCTTGTGCGCCTGTTTTGCCATTTTGGCCGCCGCCAACGAATTTGTCTGGCGCACAATGTCGACGGACATGTGGGTCAAGATTGAGACCTTTGGCTTTCCCATAGCGCTGATGGCCTTTTTGATGCTGCAATTCAGCATGTTGCAGCGCTACATGGAGGATCCGGAACAGAAATAA